One window from the genome of Verrucomicrobiota bacterium encodes:
- a CDS encoding ABC transporter permease subunit codes for MFQAAGNTFSAALMGFMGAVVIGYSVSLIFASSKLLKQAAYPWILILQMTPIIILAPIVSIWMGPGLMATTVITFLIGFFPVVATSIQGLISTDKKLLGLFAVCNASKSQEIMMLRVPYSMPYFLAGMKIAGTLAPIGAITGDIFAGTSSSGGAGLGFMALVYISSAKIPALFATATIACFIGFVFVGGVNLIHWFALHKWHDSLVKTD; via the coding sequence TTGTTTCAAGCAGCGGGTAATACTTTTTCAGCTGCACTCATGGGGTTCATGGGCGCTGTCGTGATTGGTTATTCTGTTTCATTGATTTTTGCCTCATCAAAATTACTGAAACAGGCCGCTTATCCGTGGATTCTTATTCTGCAAATGACCCCAATCATTATTCTCGCGCCGATTGTCTCAATCTGGATGGGCCCCGGTTTGATGGCAACCACAGTAATTACATTTCTTATAGGATTTTTTCCTGTGGTCGCCACCAGCATCCAGGGATTAATTTCAACGGATAAAAAATTACTCGGCTTATTTGCGGTCTGTAATGCCAGTAAATCTCAGGAAATTATGATGCTTCGAGTACCGTATTCTATGCCTTACTTTCTTGCCGGCATGAAGATTGCCGGAACCTTGGCACCCATCGGTGCTATTACAGGAGATATCTTTGCAGGAACTTCCTCAAGTGGTGGGGCGGGCTTAGGATTCATGGCTCTTGTTTATATTTCTTCGGCCAAGATTCCTGCCCTGTTTGCAACAGCCACCATCGCCTGCTTTATCGGTTTTGTTTTTGTTGGTGGCGTGAACTTAATTCACTGGTTCGCCTTACATAAGTGGCACGACTCTCTGGTTAAAACGGATTAA
- a CDS encoding DUF1080 domain-containing protein — protein sequence MKWVPMIVVRFILVGILNAREGNEGYDGHPPKISACRKPGEWESFDVIFRVPSFDLDGNKTRDADFVKVVQNGIVIHKHATISGPTRGALFEDESATGPLLLQGDHGPVAYRNVRIRSLD from the coding sequence ATGAAATGGGTCCCCATGATTGTGGTGCGATTTATCCTCGTTGGGATACTGAACGCGCGCGAAGGTAACGAAGGCTACGATGGCCATCCTCCAAAAATAAGCGCCTGCCGGAAACCGGGTGAATGGGAAAGCTTCGATGTAATCTTTCGGGTGCCGAGCTTTGACCTCGATGGTAACAAAACTCGAGACGCCGATTTTGTGAAGGTGGTGCAGAACGGAATCGTCATTCACAAGCACGCTACTATTTCCGGGCCGACGCGAGGTGCGCTATTTGAGGACGAAAGCGCAACCGGTCCGCTGTTACTTCAAGGTGACCATGGTCCGGTAGCCTATCGCAATGTAAGGATTCGATCACTCGATTAA
- a CDS encoding ABC transporter ATP-binding protein: MPSEVSNKSTFVQIQSLGMSFEEGPPVLEDINLEIEEQEFVTLIGPSGCGKSTLLRILSGLITNYSGSVSLKNRSPAEAREDAFFVFQDATLLPWLRVQANVELPLKIKGVPKEQRQLKANEMIKLVDLEDAMQKFPWQLSGGMAMRVSIARALSTSPKILLMDEPFGSLDEMTRDRLNEDLLKIRDEDPFTAFYVTHSVAEALFLSTRVVVLSSNPGRIETIIEVPFSYPRQAALREQPEYLELLAKTTHALREANQA; this comes from the coding sequence ATGCCATCTGAGGTTTCAAACAAATCCACGTTCGTTCAGATCCAGTCTCTGGGGATGAGCTTTGAGGAGGGACCTCCAGTGCTGGAAGATATTAATCTCGAGATAGAAGAGCAGGAGTTTGTCACCCTCATTGGTCCCAGCGGTTGCGGGAAGTCCACGTTGCTACGCATTCTTTCGGGTTTGATCACAAACTACTCAGGATCTGTTTCACTAAAAAACCGTAGTCCGGCAGAGGCACGAGAGGACGCATTCTTCGTTTTTCAGGATGCAACGCTTCTTCCCTGGTTGAGGGTTCAGGCAAATGTGGAGCTCCCTCTAAAAATCAAAGGCGTACCCAAGGAGCAGCGACAACTAAAAGCGAACGAAATGATCAAGCTTGTTGATCTTGAGGACGCCATGCAAAAATTCCCATGGCAACTCTCGGGAGGCATGGCCATGCGAGTATCCATTGCACGAGCTCTGAGCACGTCACCGAAAATCCTGCTCATGGATGAACCCTTCGGTTCACTTGACGAAATGACCCGGGACCGCCTAAACGAAGACCTGTTGAAAATTCGAGACGAGGATCCATTCACAGCCTTTTACGTCACTCATTCTGTAGCCGAGGCTCTCTTCCTCTCAACCAGAGTGGTGGTACTTTCCTCTAATCCGGGCCGTATCGAAACCATTATTGAAGTTCCTTTTTCCTATCCCCGCCAGGCGGCCCTACGTGAACAACCGGAGTATCTGGAATTGCTTGCAAAAACGACCCACGCCCTTCGAGAGGCAAATCAAGCATGA
- a CDS encoding phosphocholine cytidylyltransferase family protein has translation MRAIIIGAGRGQRLMPTTANQPKCFAQVQGRRILDWSLQAFAENGIEDICFIGGYRIDVIRENYPHFTFRHNDNWENNNILASLMYAEDLMDEPFICSYSDTLFSKNVIAGLLESKNDITLSADTGWAERYKHRTQHPPDDAEKLIVLNGRVTKVHRSIDPNDAHGEYTGVAKFSKEGADTLKGHYARCLKSLSGRPYREAPVFEKAYLIHLLQDMIEKGVAIHHVDTPGEYMEIDTQEDFELAQTQWNNSQT, from the coding sequence ATGAGAGCAATTATCATAGGAGCAGGAAGAGGTCAGCGATTGATGCCCACAACCGCCAATCAACCGAAATGTTTCGCCCAGGTTCAAGGTCGCCGGATTCTCGACTGGAGCCTACAGGCATTCGCTGAAAACGGAATTGAGGATATTTGTTTCATTGGTGGTTACCGGATCGACGTCATTCGCGAGAACTACCCCCACTTCACGTTTCGCCACAATGACAATTGGGAAAACAATAACATTCTCGCATCCCTCATGTATGCGGAAGATCTTATGGACGAACCCTTCATTTGTTCTTATTCGGATACTCTCTTCTCTAAAAATGTCATCGCTGGACTTCTAGAGAGCAAAAACGACATCACACTTTCCGCCGACACCGGCTGGGCCGAACGCTACAAACACCGAACACAGCATCCCCCTGACGATGCAGAAAAGTTAATCGTCCTGAATGGTCGCGTCACGAAGGTGCATCGCAGTATTGATCCAAACGACGCGCATGGCGAATATACCGGCGTCGCCAAATTTTCAAAAGAAGGTGCAGACACGCTCAAAGGTCATTACGCTCGATGCCTAAAATCGCTATCCGGGAGACCCTATCGCGAAGCCCCCGTATTCGAGAAGGCTTATCTTATTCATCTACTCCAGGACATGATCGAGAAAGGTGTCGCTATCCATCATGTGGATACACCCGGAGAATACATGGAAATCGATACTCAAGAAGACTTTGAACTTGCACAAACTCAATGGAACAACAGCCAAACATGA
- a CDS encoding arylsulfatase, with amino-acid sequence MKQLILLFSLLLSRLMLTAETPHIVIFLADDLGWKDVGFHGSEIETPHIDKLASEGIQLDRFYVQPICSPTRGALMSGKYPFNLGLQVDVIRPWDVYGLNLEEKILPQFFKQAGYATAIVGKWHLGLSKQAFLPQNRGFDYQYGHYLGMIDYFTHDRLGGIDWHRNGTLVKEEGYTTDLMANEAVRLIKQHNADQPLFLYMPFNAPHTPLQVTETYEKKYAHIKDPSRRTFAGMVDCMDVAIGRVLAALELQGMRDNTLVMFSSDNGGRIRFGADNGKLRGGKKELFEGGIRVPTVIHWPGKLEGGKTVTEVIHVVDVLPTLVGIIGQAVPAIDGMDVMPILKGAKQTRTEVPLHIAPDRSALLDGKWKLVIGAEEPVDGVSSDVVHLFDVKADPFEHNDLKDLHPKVVKKMMAIIEDYLAASVEPHGDASNGETSVPEGFELPKVWDPWLD; translated from the coding sequence ATGAAGCAACTCATCCTTTTATTCAGTCTGTTACTTTCCCGGTTAATGTTAACTGCCGAGACACCACACATCGTTATCTTTCTGGCGGACGATCTGGGCTGGAAGGACGTGGGTTTTCATGGAAGCGAGATCGAGACTCCACACATCGACAAGTTGGCAAGTGAAGGAATCCAGCTGGATCGCTTTTATGTGCAGCCAATCTGCTCCCCCACCCGCGGGGCGTTAATGAGCGGCAAGTATCCGTTTAACCTGGGCCTGCAAGTGGATGTGATTCGTCCCTGGGACGTATATGGTTTAAACCTGGAGGAGAAAATCCTGCCGCAGTTTTTCAAGCAGGCGGGATATGCGACAGCCATTGTTGGAAAGTGGCACCTGGGGCTGAGCAAACAGGCCTTCCTACCTCAGAACCGCGGGTTTGATTACCAATACGGTCACTACCTTGGCATGATCGACTATTTCACACACGACCGACTCGGTGGCATCGATTGGCACCGCAATGGAACTTTGGTCAAGGAAGAAGGTTATACCACCGATCTAATGGCAAACGAAGCGGTGCGATTGATCAAGCAGCACAATGCGGATCAACCCCTCTTTCTCTACATGCCATTTAATGCGCCCCATACTCCACTCCAGGTGACTGAAACATATGAAAAGAAGTATGCTCATATCAAAGACCCATCCCGCAGAACCTTTGCCGGGATGGTTGACTGTATGGATGTCGCGATTGGCCGTGTGTTGGCTGCGCTGGAGTTACAAGGCATGCGCGACAACACACTGGTCATGTTCTCTTCCGATAACGGAGGACGCATTCGATTCGGCGCGGACAACGGGAAGCTGCGCGGTGGAAAGAAGGAATTATTTGAAGGCGGAATCCGTGTACCAACGGTGATCCATTGGCCGGGGAAATTGGAAGGCGGAAAAACCGTGACCGAGGTGATCCATGTAGTTGATGTCTTACCGACTTTGGTCGGCATCATTGGCCAAGCTGTGCCAGCGATCGATGGCATGGATGTCATGCCGATACTCAAAGGAGCGAAACAAACACGCACGGAAGTTCCACTGCACATCGCCCCGGACAGGTCTGCACTCTTGGACGGGAAATGGAAACTGGTGATCGGTGCGGAAGAACCGGTAGACGGCGTTTCCTCCGATGTAGTGCACCTGTTTGATGTGAAGGCGGACCCGTTTGAGCACAATGATCTCAAAGACCTCCATCCTAAGGTAGTTAAAAAAATGATGGCAATAATAGAGGACTACCTGGCGGCGTCCGTTGAACCACACGGAGATGCATCCAATGGAGAAACGAGCGTGCCTGAGGGTTTTGAGCTACCCAAAGTATGGGACCCGTGGTTGGATTAA
- a CDS encoding ABC transporter substrate-binding protein: MKFIFRSLVTGFVLLSFACSKQENNNQTNQGLTKVTLQTDWYAQPEHGGFYQALVKGYYKEAGLDVEIIPGGPNAMTVQKVAQGVADFSLGRSDQIIVAVSRGVPLMIQGAIMQQDPQAIMFHKESGIKDFKDLDGKTIMAIPGSTFVGMLEHSYGIQIDVIPTDFGMNRFLADKAFIQQCFITNEPYYVSREGANVGTLLLSDSGFSPYRVWYTSSGYARANPEIVQAFSEASIRGWNDYLTGDRSEADNLISSSNPKQTPDFIDYVVNSMIENQLVTGDPEKGEAMGRLTIERIQKQIDQLNEIEALESDVKIDQVLPRHIREPNPGSINSTPQGLLVKLISNAGTQEMTIAAEEMAKIAQNAKMKFFATEEVEYDMTIVYLKDFLDTFIEDTTLNFWIMNCGDKYQSNFYPEILESSKPFFILTIDQKPLAQWLKDQGHPKEWGPHIVNIQNTDGLLDPPHKNPWGVIEMILTTKTQAFGNWGASKNSESINSGRDIFQNSCASCHDTGNGILGGKVSTRNLQMLAVFAKNTEVYFRKLLDSPKETNPLAEKMPSYKHYSEKQVNDLIAFLKSR, encoded by the coding sequence ATGAAATTCATTTTCCGATCCTTGGTGACAGGATTCGTTTTGCTTAGTTTTGCTTGCTCCAAACAAGAGAATAACAATCAGACAAATCAAGGACTGACGAAAGTCACCCTGCAAACGGACTGGTATGCTCAGCCAGAACACGGCGGATTTTATCAGGCATTAGTTAAGGGTTATTATAAAGAAGCTGGACTTGATGTTGAAATAATTCCGGGCGGACCCAACGCCATGACCGTCCAGAAAGTGGCCCAGGGAGTTGCCGATTTTTCATTGGGCCGAAGTGATCAAATTATTGTGGCGGTTTCACGCGGTGTGCCGCTCATGATTCAAGGAGCCATCATGCAGCAGGATCCACAGGCCATCATGTTTCACAAAGAATCAGGGATTAAAGATTTCAAGGATTTGGACGGGAAAACAATCATGGCCATTCCAGGATCCACTTTTGTTGGTATGCTCGAACACAGCTATGGCATCCAGATCGACGTCATACCGACGGATTTTGGCATGAACCGCTTTCTGGCAGACAAGGCATTTATCCAACAATGCTTTATAACAAACGAACCTTATTATGTCTCTCGTGAAGGAGCGAATGTTGGCACACTTCTATTGTCGGATTCCGGATTTTCCCCCTACCGCGTGTGGTACACATCCAGTGGATACGCCCGCGCGAACCCAGAAATAGTCCAAGCGTTTTCCGAAGCCTCGATACGCGGTTGGAATGACTATCTGACCGGAGACCGTAGCGAAGCCGATAATCTTATTTCGTCATCCAACCCAAAGCAAACGCCTGACTTTATAGATTACGTGGTCAACTCCATGATCGAGAACCAGTTGGTTACAGGAGATCCAGAAAAAGGAGAAGCAATGGGTCGCCTGACAATCGAACGGATTCAAAAGCAAATAGATCAGTTGAATGAAATCGAAGCCCTGGAGTCTGACGTTAAAATCGATCAAGTGCTTCCAAGGCATATCCGTGAACCGAACCCTGGATCTATTAACTCCACTCCCCAAGGATTACTCGTAAAGTTGATATCCAATGCAGGAACTCAGGAGATGACCATTGCCGCTGAAGAAATGGCAAAGATTGCCCAGAATGCGAAAATGAAATTCTTCGCAACCGAGGAAGTGGAATACGACATGACCATCGTATATTTGAAAGATTTCCTGGATACGTTTATTGAGGATACAACGCTCAATTTTTGGATTATGAATTGCGGGGACAAGTACCAATCGAATTTTTATCCTGAAATACTCGAATCATCAAAACCGTTTTTTATTCTTACGATTGACCAGAAACCATTAGCTCAATGGCTCAAGGATCAGGGACACCCAAAAGAATGGGGTCCGCATATAGTTAATATTCAAAACACCGATGGTCTATTGGACCCTCCTCATAAAAATCCTTGGGGAGTAATTGAAATGATCCTTACAACAAAGACGCAGGCCTTCGGAAATTGGGGAGCATCGAAAAATTCAGAATCGATAAATTCAGGTAGGGATATTTTCCAAAACAGTTGTGCCAGCTGTCACGATACGGGAAATGGAATCTTGGGCGGAAAAGTTTCAACAAGAAACCTTCAAATGCTGGCCGTCTTTGCAAAGAATACAGAAGTCTACTTCAGAAAACTATTGGACTCTCCCAAAGAAACCAACCCCCTAGCTGAGAAAATGCCTAGCTATAAACACTACAGCGAAAAACAGGTAAACGACCTGATTGCGTTCCTGAAATCCAGGTAG
- a CDS encoding sulfatase translates to MVLILADDLRPGLGCYGDTEVKTPHIDSLAQRGMVFERAYVQYPVCNASRTSFLTGWRPDRTGVINNQTQFRKEHPDIVTLPQMFRENGYYSAGIGKLFHSGTKADGSRTFFEDAKSFDYFASYHRSTTELGNQGEGRNVTNGALGWARWLAAEGDDEDQPDGMNAADAVRILDEVKDKPFFLGVGFHKPHDPFHAPKKYFDLFPPDSIQLHRQPENRTEDLPLAIPGDKTIFAKFTDQERMEFKRSYLACTAFMDAQVGKILDKLTELKLWDNTIVIFASDHGYHLGEHAWWNKVTVFEQGARSPFVAWVPGITDPGTRTSSLIEFVDLYPTLADLCDLKLPHEMDGKSFAPILKDPNHSGKTAAFTQVSRGQEMGRSVRADQWRYTEWDFGREGVELYAHPQDPKEYHNLADKPDLTEIQKSLKVLLDGNFPAE, encoded by the coding sequence GTGGTTCTGATTCTGGCCGATGACCTACGTCCTGGATTGGGTTGCTATGGTGATACGGAGGTGAAGACACCGCATATTGATAGCCTTGCTCAACGGGGTATGGTTTTTGAAAGGGCCTATGTGCAATATCCCGTGTGCAATGCCAGCCGCACCTCTTTCCTGACAGGTTGGCGTCCCGACCGGACCGGAGTAATCAATAACCAGACTCAATTCCGCAAGGAGCATCCCGACATCGTTACTCTTCCCCAAATGTTTCGGGAAAACGGTTATTACTCAGCCGGAATCGGGAAGCTTTTTCATTCAGGCACCAAGGCGGACGGTTCACGCACTTTTTTTGAAGACGCCAAGTCCTTCGATTATTTTGCCAGCTACCATCGATCTACCACGGAACTGGGAAACCAGGGAGAAGGTCGAAATGTAACCAACGGCGCTCTCGGTTGGGCCAGGTGGTTGGCAGCTGAAGGAGACGATGAAGATCAACCCGATGGAATGAACGCCGCCGACGCGGTTCGGATCCTGGATGAAGTAAAAGACAAACCTTTCTTCCTTGGTGTGGGGTTTCATAAACCGCACGACCCATTCCACGCACCCAAAAAGTACTTCGACTTATTTCCGCCCGACAGCATTCAACTCCATCGCCAGCCAGAAAACCGAACGGAAGATCTTCCGCTCGCAATTCCCGGAGACAAAACCATTTTTGCCAAGTTCACCGACCAGGAGCGTATGGAATTCAAACGGTCTTATCTCGCATGTACCGCATTTATGGATGCGCAAGTCGGTAAGATTCTGGACAAGCTCACCGAGCTGAAGCTATGGGATAATACGATCGTGATATTCGCATCCGACCATGGATATCACTTGGGCGAACACGCCTGGTGGAATAAGGTAACCGTCTTTGAGCAAGGAGCACGCTCGCCGTTCGTCGCCTGGGTTCCTGGCATCACTGATCCAGGTACGCGAACCTCCTCTTTGATTGAATTCGTCGATCTTTACCCCACTCTAGCTGACTTGTGTGACCTGAAGCTTCCACACGAAATGGACGGCAAGAGTTTTGCTCCGATTCTAAAAGACCCAAACCACTCAGGAAAAACCGCCGCCTTTACCCAGGTTTCCCGAGGCCAAGAAATGGGACGAAGCGTTCGCGCCGATCAATGGCGCTACACCGAATGGGACTTCGGTCGCGAAGGTGTCGAGCTCTACGCGCACCCACAAGATCCCAAAGAATACCACAATCTGGCCGACAAGCCGGACCTGACTGAAATACAAAAATCCCTCAAGGTGCTACTCGACGGAAATTTTCCAGCTGAGTAG
- a CDS encoding MFS transporter, translated as MGTQQKHTPGNFLRSEAGVLWVLWLTYGSFYFCRTNISAAIPGIQDELDLTKTQIGLILGSLKIAYGIGQFVNGQLAEKFSARKLLTIGMLTSALLNVIFGFGTALYFLVFVWAANGYFQALGWTPTMRVAANWFPREKRGRAIGIIGTGYQVTAALTFVVAGFSVHLFGWRGALYVPAVLFAASCIHMLFFLKESPPKSANANINSPETEGNFDRSPDKRTIMENIIITLSNPALWFLAVSLGLLNACRYGFLDWGVTHLIESQGGSVAKSALKYAVLPIGGIAGAYLSGWATDRFFAGRRAPVISILLVMLGTLTLIYSYAVEKGLGFSVVILAFVGFTVYGPQVLLVGTAPVDLARKGTAAAAVGFVNFMGYMGAFSGDVVTGTLVDKQGWQAGLYFWASCAFGAAAISALLWKQTGQSKTNEIQLT; from the coding sequence ATGGGAACACAGCAAAAACATACACCTGGAAATTTTCTTCGCTCAGAGGCAGGAGTGCTCTGGGTACTTTGGTTGACCTATGGTTCCTTCTATTTCTGCCGTACAAACATCTCGGCTGCCATTCCTGGTATCCAAGATGAACTCGACCTCACAAAGACCCAGATCGGGCTTATTCTAGGTTCGCTGAAAATTGCTTATGGGATCGGTCAGTTCGTCAATGGTCAACTCGCCGAGAAGTTCTCTGCAAGGAAACTACTAACCATCGGAATGCTGACCTCGGCGCTCCTCAACGTCATTTTCGGTTTTGGAACGGCTCTATACTTCCTCGTGTTCGTCTGGGCGGCCAACGGTTACTTTCAAGCACTTGGTTGGACTCCGACCATGCGGGTGGCAGCCAACTGGTTTCCCCGTGAAAAACGAGGAAGAGCCATTGGAATTATCGGCACCGGTTACCAAGTTACCGCGGCTCTGACTTTCGTTGTCGCCGGATTTTCTGTACATCTCTTCGGCTGGCGAGGGGCGTTGTATGTGCCGGCAGTTTTATTCGCCGCCAGTTGCATACACATGCTGTTTTTTTTGAAGGAATCGCCTCCAAAATCGGCCAATGCAAATATAAACAGCCCGGAAACAGAGGGAAACTTCGATAGATCCCCGGACAAGCGAACTATCATGGAAAACATCATAATCACGCTTTCAAATCCGGCTCTGTGGTTCCTTGCCGTATCCCTCGGGCTGTTAAATGCCTGCCGCTATGGGTTTCTCGATTGGGGTGTCACACACTTAATTGAATCGCAGGGAGGCAGCGTTGCCAAATCGGCGCTCAAATATGCTGTCCTGCCGATAGGGGGGATTGCAGGAGCCTATTTATCCGGATGGGCCACGGATCGATTTTTCGCAGGTCGCCGAGCACCAGTCATATCGATTCTTCTAGTGATGTTGGGAACTCTTACCCTCATTTATAGTTACGCTGTTGAAAAGGGTCTCGGCTTCTCAGTCGTCATCCTCGCCTTCGTTGGCTTTACTGTCTATGGTCCTCAGGTGCTTCTGGTCGGCACGGCTCCCGTTGACCTCGCGCGTAAAGGCACCGCTGCTGCGGCGGTCGGGTTTGTCAATTTCATGGGCTACATGGGTGCATTTTCCGGAGACGTGGTTACCGGAACTCTGGTTGACAAACAAGGATGGCAGGCGGGATTGTATTTTTGGGCTTCCTGTGCATTTGGCGCGGCAGCGATCAGCGCTCTTCTCTGGAAGCAAACAGGACAAAGCAAAACAAATGAGATTCAACTAACATGA